The following are encoded together in the Streptomyces rapamycinicus NRRL 5491 genome:
- a CDS encoding FAD binding domain-containing protein, whose protein sequence is MDFLRPAGWEEALAAKAEHPTAVPIAGGTDVMVEINFDHRRPEYLLDLTRVAELAEWESTDRTVRLGAGVPYSRIIDELRTELPGLALAAHTVGSPQIRNRGTVGGNLGAASPAGDAHPALLAAGAEVEVASVRGTRRIPVEEFFTGVKRHALEPDELIRAVHIRRADGPQQFSKVGTRNAMVIAVCAFAVALHPRTRTVRTGIGSAAPTPVRAREAEEFLGAALDEGGFWDSGAPLDPSAVRRFAELCAGACRPIDDVRGTAAYRRHAVGVMARRTLGWTWEAYREGEGRTAQCA, encoded by the coding sequence ATGGACTTCCTGCGCCCCGCCGGCTGGGAGGAGGCGCTCGCCGCGAAGGCCGAGCACCCCACCGCCGTGCCCATCGCGGGCGGCACCGATGTGATGGTCGAGATCAACTTCGATCACCGGCGGCCCGAGTATCTGCTCGATCTGACCCGCGTCGCCGAACTGGCCGAATGGGAGAGCACCGACCGTACGGTCCGGCTGGGCGCGGGCGTCCCGTACAGCCGGATCATCGACGAGCTCCGGACCGAGCTGCCGGGCCTCGCGCTCGCCGCGCACACCGTCGGCTCACCGCAGATCCGCAACCGCGGCACCGTCGGCGGCAACCTCGGCGCCGCCTCGCCCGCCGGGGACGCCCATCCCGCGCTGCTGGCGGCCGGGGCCGAGGTGGAGGTGGCGTCGGTGCGCGGCACCCGGCGGATCCCGGTCGAGGAGTTCTTCACCGGGGTCAAGCGCCACGCCCTGGAGCCCGATGAGCTGATCCGGGCGGTGCACATCCGACGAGCGGACGGTCCGCAGCAGTTCTCCAAGGTCGGCACGCGGAACGCCATGGTGATCGCGGTCTGCGCCTTCGCCGTCGCGCTCCATCCGCGCACCCGCACCGTGCGCACCGGCATCGGATCGGCCGCGCCCACGCCCGTACGGGCCCGGGAGGCCGAGGAGTTCCTGGGCGCGGCGCTGGACGAGGGCGGCTTCTGGGACAGCGGCGCGCCCCTCGACCCGTCGGCCGTCCGGCGCTTCGCCGAGCTGTGCGCCGGGGCCTGCCGCCCGATCGACGACGTACGCGGCACCGCCGCCTACCGCCGCCACGCGGTGGGGGTCATGGCGCGCCGCACGCTCGGCTGGACCTGGGAGGCGTATCGCGAGGGAGAGGGGAGGACCGCACAGTGCGCGTGA
- a CDS encoding PucR family transcriptional regulator ligand-binding domain-containing protein — protein MRLRALLENDTLGLRLLGGEDELDRTVRGVMTTDLRDPSRYLSGGELVLTGLAWWHEPEDSERFVRILAAAGVAGLAAGEAELGAVPEDLVLACGRHRLPLFSVVEAVAFATITEHVVRRVSGERAGDLAAVVDRHRRMMTSGPAGGGPEVVLDLLRSDLDLTAWVLSPTGRRIAGPTAAGAAAEPPAAVRAQLAGEQLAARRDGRRGPHRLTAADGMTYSLFPIRSGDPGDDVRETVLSDWVLVVGADADEWPEGRLDLLDGVTQLIAVERDRRNASRTVRRRLAQEVLELVQSGAPPAEIAARLRVAAPVLLPGLGTAPHWQVVVARVEWGVTAEREYGADGGTRLGDAGKGAYGGARGGGDAGAQLGGARKGADGGARKSSAAGAREGAVRGGAAWDGSARDRGAREGSAPGGRGVPGGGQVAQSLLEEILVDPYATGPEPSDRIAVAHTGDEAVALVPLPALVGGPSDGATDRPETAEAQADELLATVREPLSRGLDGDGRLTLGVSAAVHSADGLRGALEEARHARRVAAARPGRVCAAGHQELASHVLLLPFVPDDVRRAFTARLLDPLREYDRRHRAELIPTLEAFLDCDGSWTRCAARLHLHVNTLRYRVGRIEQLTGRELSRLEDKLDFFLALRMS, from the coding sequence ATGCGGCTGCGCGCACTGCTGGAGAACGACACCCTGGGGCTGCGTCTGCTCGGCGGCGAGGACGAGCTCGACCGTACCGTGCGCGGCGTGATGACCACCGATCTGCGCGACCCCAGCCGCTATCTCTCGGGGGGCGAGCTGGTGCTGACCGGGCTCGCCTGGTGGCATGAGCCGGAGGACTCCGAGCGGTTCGTCCGCATCCTCGCGGCGGCCGGAGTGGCGGGTCTCGCGGCGGGCGAGGCGGAGCTGGGAGCCGTGCCCGAGGATCTGGTGCTGGCCTGTGGCCGCCATCGGCTGCCGCTGTTCTCCGTGGTCGAGGCCGTCGCGTTCGCCACGATCACCGAGCATGTGGTGCGCCGGGTCTCCGGTGAGCGGGCCGGGGATCTGGCCGCGGTCGTGGACCGGCACCGCCGGATGATGACGTCCGGGCCCGCGGGCGGCGGCCCCGAGGTCGTCCTGGACCTGCTCCGCTCCGACCTGGACCTGACCGCGTGGGTGCTCTCCCCCACCGGCCGCCGGATCGCGGGCCCGACCGCCGCCGGAGCCGCCGCGGAACCGCCCGCCGCGGTCCGCGCCCAGCTGGCGGGCGAGCAACTGGCCGCCCGCCGCGACGGGCGGCGCGGCCCGCACCGGCTGACCGCCGCCGACGGCATGACGTACTCCCTCTTCCCCATCCGCAGCGGTGACCCCGGCGACGACGTGCGCGAGACCGTGCTGTCCGACTGGGTGCTGGTGGTCGGCGCGGACGCCGACGAATGGCCGGAGGGGCGGCTGGATCTGCTCGACGGGGTCACCCAGCTGATCGCGGTCGAGCGCGACCGGCGGAACGCCTCCCGCACGGTGCGGCGCAGGCTCGCCCAGGAGGTGCTGGAGCTGGTCCAGTCGGGCGCGCCGCCCGCCGAGATCGCGGCCCGGCTGCGGGTGGCCGCCCCGGTGCTGCTGCCGGGCCTCGGCACGGCGCCGCACTGGCAGGTGGTGGTGGCCCGGGTGGAGTGGGGCGTCACGGCGGAGCGGGAGTACGGCGCGGACGGCGGGACGCGGCTGGGCGACGCGGGGAAGGGCGCATACGGCGGGGCGCGGGGCGGCGGGGACGCCGGGGCGCAGCTGGGTGGCGCGCGGAAGGGCGCGGACGGCGGGGCGCGGAAGAGCTCCGCTGCCGGGGCGCGGGAGGGCGCCGTGCGAGGCGGCGCCGCATGGGACGGGAGCGCGCGGGACCGGGGCGCGCGGGAAGGCTCCGCGCCGGGCGGCAGGGGCGTCCCCGGCGGCGGCCAGGTGGCCCAGTCGCTGCTGGAGGAGATCCTGGTCGACCCGTACGCGACCGGGCCGGAGCCCTCGGACCGGATCGCCGTGGCGCACACCGGCGACGAGGCGGTGGCGCTCGTCCCCCTCCCGGCGCTCGTAGGCGGCCCGTCGGACGGCGCCACGGACCGCCCGGAGACGGCGGAGGCGCAGGCCGACGAGCTGCTCGCCACCGTCCGGGAGCCGCTCTCCCGGGGCCTGGACGGCGACGGCCGGCTGACCCTCGGCGTCAGCGCCGCCGTGCACTCCGCCGACGGGCTGCGCGGCGCCCTGGAGGAGGCCCGGCACGCCCGGCGCGTGGCCGCCGCGCGCCCCGGGCGGGTGTGCGCGGCCGGGCATCAGGAGCTGGCCTCGCACGTACTGCTGCTCCCCTTCGTCCCGGACGATGTGCGGCGCGCCTTCACCGCCCGGCTGCTGGATCCGCTGCGCGAGTACGACCGGCGCCACCGGGCCGAGCTGATCCCGACCCTGGAGGCGTTCCTGGACTGCGACGGCTCCTGGACGCGCTGCGCCGCCCGGCTCCATCTGCACGTCAACACGCTGCGCTACCGGGTCGGCCGGATCGAGCAGCTGACCGGGCGCGAGCTGTCGCGCCTGGAGGACAAGCTGGACTTCTTCCTCGCGCTGCGCATGAGCTGA
- a CDS encoding GntR family transcriptional regulator gives MEPLPSCGAPAARRSPRRHSVRGQILDALRDALAGGELTPGEVYSAPVLAERFGVSPTPVREAMQQLAGEGAVEVVPNRGFRVARRSERELAELAEVRALLEVPVMLSLAEAIAPERWAGLRPFAEATAAAAVRGDRAAYLESDRTFHQTVLGLAGNQQLVIVTDDLHRRAQWPLACGRVTRTADLVADAKEHMALLDALAARDLDTVESLTRAHFAPTV, from the coding sequence ATGGAGCCGCTGCCCTCCTGTGGCGCGCCCGCGGCACGCAGGTCACCGCGCCGGCACTCGGTGCGCGGCCAGATCCTGGACGCCCTGCGGGACGCGCTGGCCGGCGGCGAGCTGACCCCGGGCGAGGTGTACTCCGCGCCGGTGCTCGCCGAGCGCTTCGGCGTCTCTCCCACCCCCGTACGGGAGGCCATGCAGCAGCTCGCGGGCGAGGGCGCCGTCGAGGTGGTGCCCAACCGGGGCTTCCGGGTCGCCCGCCGCAGCGAGCGCGAGCTGGCCGAGCTCGCGGAGGTGCGGGCACTGCTGGAGGTCCCGGTGATGCTCAGCCTGGCGGAGGCGATCGCGCCCGAGCGCTGGGCCGGGCTGCGGCCCTTCGCCGAGGCGACGGCGGCGGCCGCCGTAAGGGGCGACCGGGCCGCCTACCTGGAGTCGGACCGCACCTTCCACCAGACGGTGCTCGGCTTGGCCGGAAACCAGCAGCTCGTGATCGTCACCGACGATCTGCACCGTCGCGCCCAGTGGCCCCTGGCCTGCGGCCGCGTCACCCGCACCGCCGACCTCGTCGCCGACGCGAAGGAGCACATGGCCCTCCTCGACGCCCTGGCCGCCCGCGACCTCGACACCGTCGAATCCCTCACCAGGGCCCACTTCGCCCCGACGGTCTGA
- a CDS encoding DUF2637 domain-containing protein, producing MRLTDISLVLPVVVALAGVVGAAVVLARGRRKKDESVITDSWERSEERRRRKEAIYGMAAYILLFCCAGVAAALSFQGLVGFGRENLALTNGWEYLVPFGLDGAAMFCSVLAVREASHGDAALGSRMLVWLFAGAAAWFNWVHAPRGMGHAGAPQFFAGMSLSAAVLFDRALKQTRRAALREQGLVPRPLPQIRVVRWIRAPRETFAAWSLMLLEGVRTLDEAVEEVREDRREKEQNRSRRRDQEKLDRARIRAINRQHRMWGRRGGRQVEVTAATPPPAQLSSEPAIGEKVLETAGAPEQAQLGAASTRPALRSAGGAESATGDLGHERDKDRDRDFSFGFGEKDKGAEADRSHTIDLTAEDDTLTLPRLDSLEEKLAQIERAFG from the coding sequence ATGAGACTGACCGACATATCGCTGGTTCTGCCAGTCGTCGTGGCGCTCGCCGGCGTCGTGGGGGCGGCGGTTGTCCTCGCGCGCGGCCGACGGAAGAAGGACGAGAGCGTCATCACCGACTCCTGGGAGCGCAGCGAGGAACGTCGGCGCCGTAAGGAGGCCATCTACGGGATGGCCGCCTACATTCTGCTGTTCTGCTGCGCCGGGGTGGCCGCCGCGCTCTCCTTCCAGGGCCTGGTGGGCTTCGGGCGGGAGAACCTGGCGCTGACCAACGGCTGGGAGTACCTGGTGCCGTTCGGGCTCGACGGCGCGGCGATGTTCTGCTCGGTGCTGGCGGTGCGGGAGGCCAGCCACGGTGACGCCGCGCTCGGCTCGCGCATGCTGGTGTGGCTGTTCGCGGGCGCCGCGGCCTGGTTCAACTGGGTGCACGCGCCGCGCGGCATGGGCCACGCGGGCGCCCCGCAGTTCTTCGCGGGCATGTCGCTCTCGGCGGCGGTCCTCTTCGACCGGGCCCTGAAGCAGACCCGCCGGGCCGCGCTGCGCGAGCAGGGCCTGGTGCCCCGGCCGCTGCCGCAGATCCGCGTCGTCCGCTGGATACGCGCTCCGCGCGAGACCTTCGCCGCGTGGTCGCTGATGCTGCTCGAGGGCGTGCGGACGCTGGACGAGGCCGTCGAGGAGGTCCGCGAGGACCGGCGCGAGAAGGAGCAGAACCGCTCCCGCCGCCGCGACCAGGAGAAGCTGGACCGGGCCCGGATCCGGGCGATCAACCGGCAGCACCGGATGTGGGGCCGCCGCGGCGGCCGTCAGGTGGAGGTCACCGCCGCCACCCCGCCGCCCGCGCAGCTCAGTTCGGAGCCTGCCATAGGCGAGAAGGTGCTGGAGACCGCCGGGGCCCCGGAGCAGGCCCAGCTGGGCGCCGCCTCCACCCGGCCCGCCCTGCGCTCCGCGGGCGGCGCCGAGTCCGCGACCGGCGACCTGGGCCATGAGCGGGACAAGGACCGCGACCGGGATTTCAGCTTCGGCTTCGGTGAGAAGGACAAGGGCGCCGAGGCCGACCGTTCCCACACCATCGACCTCACGGCCGAGGACGACACCCTCACCCTCCCGCGGCTGGACTCCCTCGAGGAGAAGCTGGCGCAGATCGAGCGCGCCTTCGGCTGA
- a CDS encoding ATP-binding protein, with translation MERGPVLTKRLAHDDLAAVARVRAELREMLRHWGGPGRADLAELITSELVTNALVHTDRGAQVTASMGDGPGARVTGRLRVEVRDFVSRHPTLRDRPAEDSTSGRGLLLVHTLADAWGVRAHGVGKVLWFELEAEGVP, from the coding sequence GTGGAACGTGGCCCGGTCCTGACCAAGCGATTGGCGCACGACGATCTCGCGGCGGTGGCGCGGGTCCGCGCGGAGCTGCGCGAGATGCTGCGGCACTGGGGCGGGCCCGGCCGGGCCGATCTGGCCGAGCTGATCACCAGCGAGCTGGTGACCAACGCGCTGGTGCACACCGACCGTGGTGCGCAGGTCACGGCCTCGATGGGGGACGGGCCGGGCGCGCGCGTCACCGGGCGATTACGGGTGGAGGTGCGGGACTTCGTGTCCCGGCACCCGACGCTGCGCGACCGGCCCGCCGAGGACAGCACATCCGGGCGCGGACTGCTGCTGGTGCATACGCTCGCGGACGCCTGGGGCGTGCGGGCGCACGGGGTGGGCAAGGTCCTGTGGTTCGAACTCGAAGCCGAGGGCGTTCCGTAG
- a CDS encoding alpha-mannosidase produces the protein MHDDRPLVEGRLDRALRQFIRPAQYPARVPLTLSAWRTPGEPVPVAEALAGTYEPFTTGTDWGSPWSTWWFRLEGAVPEGWAGRRVEAVIDPGFTDDAPGFQAEGLVYDAEGVPIKGIHPRNRHIPVAAPAAGGEPVRLLLEAAANPSVLRDGFVPTRLGDVLTAGDEPLYRFASAELAVLDETVWHLVLDIEVLSELMHELPEDRPRRHEILRALENALDALDLHDVPGTAAAARAELTDALGRPAHSSAHRVSAAGHAHIDSAWLWPLRETVRKASRTFANVTALAGEYPELVFACSQAQQYAWVKEHQPHIWERIKKAVADGNWAPVGSMWVESDANMPGGEALARQIVHGKRFFLEELGVDTEEIWLPDSFGYTAAFPQLAKLAGVRWFLTQKLSWNQANKMPHHTFWWEGIDGTRVFTHFPPVDTYNARFSAAELAHAEKNFADKGLATRSLVPFGYGDGGGGPTREMLEKARRLGSLEGSPTVEIQPPSAFFTEAEREYGAKAPVWSGELYLELHRATYTTQAKTKQGNRRGEHLLREAELWATAAALHTPGYAYPYDELDRIWKTVLLHQFHDILPGSSIAWVHREARDTYEMVFAELEEIIAGAVAALGGDGPAVLNASPYEREEIAVLDARTAAALPSGAPVQPLGEGRTAVAVRVAGLGAAPLGTAPQAPAAASGAPHGAPPVTALSDGQTIVLDNDRLRVTIDAEGLLTSVLDLDASREVLAPGARGNLLQLHPDHPNHWDAWDIDRHYLRSHTDLTDAESVELIESGPLRATVRVIRSFGASRITQELTLAAGNRRLDIATEVDWQESEKVLKAAFPLDIHAKVSTSEIQFGHVDRATHTNTSWDAARFEICAHRWLRVAEPGYGAAVLNDSTYGHDVTRTAHDGGAGTDPDTGGGADTGGDAGEVLGTTVRLTLLRAPHSPDPETDLGVHRFRYALLPGAGVAEAVAEGLALNLPLRTLPAGPAERAPLVSVDNPAITVESVKLAEDRSGDVVVRLYESQGGRAAGTLVTGFPVLGAEVTDLLERPLHEAATGPGGLTLALRPHQILTLRLRPVR, from the coding sequence ATGCACGACGACCGACCACTGGTGGAGGGGCGCCTGGACCGCGCGCTGCGCCAGTTCATCAGGCCCGCCCAGTACCCGGCCCGGGTGCCGCTCACCCTCTCCGCGTGGCGCACCCCCGGTGAGCCGGTGCCGGTCGCGGAGGCGCTGGCGGGCACCTACGAGCCGTTCACCACCGGCACGGACTGGGGCAGTCCGTGGTCCACCTGGTGGTTCCGGCTGGAGGGCGCGGTGCCCGAGGGCTGGGCCGGGCGGCGGGTGGAGGCCGTCATCGACCCGGGCTTCACCGACGACGCCCCGGGGTTCCAGGCCGAGGGGCTGGTGTACGACGCGGAGGGCGTGCCGATCAAGGGCATCCATCCGCGCAACCGCCACATCCCCGTAGCCGCCCCCGCGGCCGGTGGCGAGCCCGTACGGCTGCTGCTGGAGGCCGCCGCCAACCCGTCCGTACTGCGCGACGGCTTCGTTCCGACCCGGCTCGGCGATGTGCTGACCGCCGGGGACGAGCCGCTGTACCGTTTCGCCTCGGCCGAGCTGGCCGTCCTCGACGAAACCGTCTGGCATCTGGTCCTGGACATCGAGGTGCTCTCGGAGCTGATGCACGAGCTGCCGGAGGACCGGCCGCGCCGCCATGAGATCCTGCGCGCCCTGGAGAACGCGCTGGACGCGCTCGACCTCCATGACGTCCCCGGCACCGCGGCCGCCGCCCGCGCCGAGCTGACCGACGCGCTCGGTCGTCCCGCGCACTCCAGCGCGCACCGGGTCTCGGCGGCCGGACACGCCCATATCGACTCGGCGTGGCTGTGGCCGCTGCGCGAGACGGTGCGCAAGGCGTCCCGCACCTTCGCCAATGTCACCGCGCTCGCGGGCGAGTACCCGGAGCTGGTCTTCGCCTGCTCACAGGCGCAGCAGTACGCCTGGGTCAAGGAGCACCAGCCGCATATCTGGGAGCGGATCAAGAAGGCGGTGGCGGACGGCAACTGGGCGCCGGTGGGCTCGATGTGGGTCGAGTCGGACGCCAATATGCCCGGCGGTGAGGCGCTGGCCCGGCAGATCGTGCACGGCAAGCGGTTCTTCCTGGAGGAGCTGGGGGTGGACACCGAGGAGATCTGGCTGCCGGACTCCTTCGGCTACACGGCCGCCTTCCCGCAGCTCGCCAAGTTGGCGGGGGTGCGGTGGTTCCTCACCCAGAAGCTGTCGTGGAACCAGGCCAACAAGATGCCGCACCACACCTTCTGGTGGGAGGGCATCGACGGCACCCGGGTCTTCACCCACTTCCCGCCGGTGGACACCTACAACGCCCGGTTCAGCGCCGCCGAACTCGCCCACGCCGAGAAGAACTTCGCCGACAAGGGGCTGGCCACGCGCTCGCTGGTGCCCTTCGGCTACGGCGACGGCGGTGGCGGCCCGACCCGCGAGATGCTGGAGAAGGCGCGCCGGCTCGGCTCCCTGGAGGGCTCGCCGACCGTCGAGATCCAGCCACCTTCGGCGTTCTTCACCGAGGCCGAGCGGGAGTACGGGGCCAAGGCGCCGGTGTGGTCGGGCGAACTGTATCTGGAGCTGCACCGGGCCACGTACACCACCCAGGCCAAGACCAAGCAGGGCAACCGGCGCGGCGAGCATCTGCTGCGGGAGGCCGAGCTGTGGGCCACGGCCGCCGCGCTGCACACGCCCGGCTACGCCTATCCGTACGACGAGCTGGACCGGATCTGGAAAACGGTGCTGCTGCACCAGTTCCACGACATCCTGCCCGGCTCGTCGATCGCCTGGGTGCACCGCGAGGCGCGGGACACCTACGAGATGGTGTTCGCCGAGCTGGAGGAGATCATCGCGGGGGCGGTGGCCGCGCTGGGCGGCGACGGGCCCGCCGTGCTCAACGCCTCGCCGTACGAGCGCGAGGAGATCGCCGTCCTGGACGCGCGGACGGCGGCCGCCCTGCCGTCCGGGGCCCCGGTCCAGCCGCTGGGCGAGGGCCGTACGGCGGTCGCGGTGCGGGTCGCCGGGCTGGGCGCGGCACCCCTGGGGACCGCCCCGCAGGCACCCGCCGCCGCCAGCGGCGCACCCCATGGGGCACCGCCGGTGACCGCCCTGAGCGACGGCCAGACCATCGTCCTGGACAACGACCGGCTGCGGGTGACCATCGACGCCGAGGGGCTGCTCACCTCGGTGCTGGACCTGGACGCGAGCCGTGAGGTGCTGGCCCCCGGCGCCCGCGGCAACCTCCTCCAGCTCCACCCCGACCACCCCAACCACTGGGACGCCTGGGACATCGACCGGCACTACCTCCGCAGCCACACCGATCTGACCGACGCCGAATCCGTGGAGCTGATCGAGTCCGGTCCGCTGCGCGCCACGGTCCGGGTCATACGGTCCTTCGGCGCCTCCCGCATCACCCAGGAGCTGACGCTGGCCGCGGGCAACCGCCGCCTCGACATCGCCACGGAGGTGGACTGGCAGGAGTCGGAGAAGGTCCTCAAGGCGGCGTTCCCGCTGGACATCCACGCCAAGGTGTCCACCTCGGAGATCCAGTTCGGCCATGTGGACCGCGCCACCCACACCAACACCAGCTGGGACGCTGCCCGGTTCGAGATCTGCGCCCACCGCTGGCTGCGGGTCGCCGAACCGGGGTACGGGGCGGCGGTGCTCAACGACTCCACGTACGGCCACGATGTGACCCGTACGGCGCACGACGGGGGCGCGGGCACGGACCCGGACACGGGCGGGGGCGCGGACACGGGCGGGGACGCGGGCGAGGTGCTGGGCACCACCGTGCGGCTGACCCTGCTGCGCGCCCCGCACAGCCCCGACCCGGAGACCGACCTGGGCGTCCACCGCTTCCGCTACGCCCTGCTGCCGGGCGCGGGCGTCGCCGAGGCGGTCGCGGAGGGGCTCGCCCTCAACCTGCCGCTGCGCACCCTCCCCGCCGGACCGGCCGAGCGGGCGCCGCTGGTGTCGGTGGACAACCCCGCGATCACGGTCGAGTCGGTCAAGCTCGCGGAGGACCGCAGCGGCGATGTGGTGGTGCGGCTGTACGAGTCCCAGGGCGGCCGGGCGGCGGGCACGCTGGTCACCGGCTTCCCGGTGCTCGGGGCCGAGGTGACGGACCTGCTGGAGCGCCCGCTGCACGAGGCGGCCACGGGCCCGGGCGGGCTGACCCTGGCACTGCGCCCGCATCAGATCCTCACGCTGCGGTTGCGGCCGGTGAGGTGA
- a CDS encoding glycosyltransferase family 2 protein: MTAGAPRPKVGAVVLTMNDRPEEFPRAMASLLAQQGVDLDVVVVGNGCRPAQVPADVRTVELPENVGIPEGRNVGAAAVTDECDYLFFFDNDAVLPSTEALAKLAAELDNDARLAYVQPRITDPDSGVTQRRWVPRLRASDPTRAGTVTVMAEGVVLIRRSAFKAAGGWPGHFFLFHEGIDLAWRLWNRGYTGRYLPAVTVHHPATNPARHATFYRLNARNRVWLARRNLPRVLIPLNLTTWLALTLWRFRDRAALRASLSGLREGLRGGHGTRAPMSWRTVVELTRSGRPPVV; this comes from the coding sequence GTGACCGCTGGCGCCCCGCGCCCCAAGGTCGGCGCGGTGGTGCTGACCATGAACGACCGGCCCGAGGAGTTCCCTCGGGCCATGGCCTCCCTGCTGGCTCAGCAGGGCGTCGATCTCGACGTGGTGGTCGTCGGCAACGGCTGCCGCCCTGCCCAGGTCCCCGCCGACGTGCGCACCGTCGAACTGCCCGAGAACGTCGGTATCCCCGAGGGGCGCAACGTCGGCGCCGCCGCCGTCACCGACGAGTGCGACTACCTGTTCTTCTTCGACAACGACGCGGTCCTCCCGTCCACCGAGGCGCTGGCCAAGCTCGCCGCCGAACTCGACAACGACGCCCGGCTCGCCTACGTACAGCCACGTATCACCGACCCCGACAGCGGTGTCACGCAGCGCCGCTGGGTGCCGCGTCTGCGGGCCTCCGACCCCACTCGGGCAGGCACCGTGACCGTCATGGCCGAAGGTGTCGTGCTCATCCGCCGCTCCGCCTTCAAGGCAGCCGGGGGATGGCCCGGTCACTTCTTCCTCTTCCACGAAGGCATCGATCTGGCCTGGCGGCTGTGGAACCGCGGCTACACCGGCCGCTACCTGCCCGCCGTGACCGTTCACCATCCGGCTACCAACCCGGCCAGGCATGCCACCTTTTACCGACTCAACGCCCGTAACCGCGTCTGGCTCGCCCGGCGGAACCTCCCCCGGGTTCTCATTCCCCTCAACCTCACCACCTGGCTCGCCCTGACCCTGTGGCGGTTCCGCGACCGCGCGGCCCTCCGCGCTTCCCTGAGCGGGCTACGCGAAGGGCTGCGCGGCGGCCACGGCACGCGGGCACCCATGAGCTGGCGGACGGTCGTCGAGCTGACTCGCTCCGGACGACCGCCCGTCGTGTAG
- a CDS encoding nucleoside phosphorylase, which yields MSPTAFPLHPGKHELPAVPDPAEHAARVRARHPGATLKHFAGIVIVYQAHVMEYADRCYRPRLLNEWIRGDLRMFDHHGHAFGLCGGFGVGAPAAALVLEQLITLGATRFITVGTAAALSPDLLPGTLVVCREALRDEGVSRHYLPPTASIRPSPDLTDHLVRTIRATRVPARSGPTWTTDAPYRETEAEVAQYGASGVLTADMEAAAVFAVAAYRAVHAAAVFAVADTLVNRRPHDTQTTQRALRAALPAAFSALLAASTAPHRGQ from the coding sequence GTGAGCCCGACAGCTTTCCCTCTCCACCCCGGTAAGCACGAGCTTCCGGCCGTGCCGGATCCGGCCGAGCACGCCGCCCGAGTGCGGGCCCGGCACCCCGGCGCCACGCTCAAACACTTTGCCGGCATCGTCATCGTCTACCAGGCCCATGTCATGGAGTACGCCGACAGGTGCTACCGCCCACGCCTGCTCAACGAGTGGATTCGCGGCGACCTTCGCATGTTCGACCACCACGGCCACGCGTTCGGGCTCTGTGGCGGTTTCGGCGTTGGCGCCCCGGCTGCCGCTCTGGTCCTCGAACAACTCATCACGCTCGGCGCCACCCGCTTCATCACCGTCGGGACCGCTGCCGCGCTCAGTCCCGACCTGCTCCCGGGGACTCTCGTGGTCTGCCGGGAAGCCCTCCGCGACGAGGGCGTGTCCCGGCACTACCTCCCTCCGACAGCCTCCATCCGGCCCTCGCCGGATCTCACCGACCACCTGGTTCGCACCATCCGCGCCACCCGGGTCCCGGCCCGCAGCGGACCCACATGGACCACCGACGCTCCCTACCGGGAGACGGAAGCCGAAGTCGCCCAATACGGTGCCTCCGGGGTGCTTACCGCCGACATGGAAGCCGCCGCCGTCTTCGCCGTCGCCGCGTACCGCGCGGTCCACGCAGCGGCTGTCTTCGCCGTCGCCGACACGCTCGTCAACCGGCGCCCCCACGACACTCAGACCACTCAACGGGCCCTCCGCGCCGCTCTCCCCGCCGCCTTCAGTGCCCTGCTCGCTGCGTCCACGGCACCCCACCGGGGCCAGTAG